The following are encoded together in the Oncorhynchus nerka isolate Pitt River linkage group LG25, Oner_Uvic_2.0, whole genome shotgun sequence genome:
- the LOC115109036 gene encoding actin-like protein 6A isoform X1, with amino-acid sequence MSGGVYGGDEVGALVFDIGSYTVRAGYAGEDCPKADFPTVMGVTLDREDGSTPMETDGGDKGKQGTNYFIDTNQLRVARENMEVMSPLKNGMIEDWDSFQAILDHTYKMHFKSEPSIHPVLMSEASWNTRAKREKLTELMFEHYNIPAFFLCKTAVLSSFANGRSTGLVLDSGATHTTAIPVHDGYVLQQGIVKSPLAGDFMSMQCRELFQELNVEIVPPYMIASKVRPAKDAVRDGTPASWKKKEKLPQVTRSWHNYMCNTVIQDFQASVLQVSDSPYDEQVAAQMPTVHYELPNGYNCDFGAERLKIPEGLFDPSNAKGLSGNTMLGVGHVVTTSVGMCDIDIRPGLYGSVVVTGGNTLISGFTDRLTRELSQKTPPSMRLKLIANNTTVERRFSAWIGGSILASLGTFQQMWISKQEYEEGGKQCVDRKCP; translated from the exons ATGAGTGGCGGAGTGTATGGAGGCG ATGAGGTTGGAGCCCTAGTGTTTGACATAGGCTCTTACACAGTGAGAGCAGGGTATGCTGGAGAAGATTGTCCCAAG GCCGACTTCCCCACGGTGATGGGCGTGACCCTGGACAGGGAGGATGGTAGCACCCCGATGGAGACGGACGGCGGGGACAAGGGCAAGCAGGGCACCAACTACTTCATCGACACCAACCAGCTGAGGGTGGCCCGCGAGAATATGGAGGTCATGTCACCGCTCAAAAACGGCATGA TCGAGGACTGGGACAGCTTCCAGGCCATTCTAGACCACACCTACAAGATGCACTTCAAGTCAGAACCCAGCATCCATCCTGTACTCATGTCAGAAGCCTCG TGGAACACACGAGCCAAGCGGGAGAAGCTAACCGAGCTGATGTTTGAGCATTACAACATTCCTGCCTTCTTCCTGTGCAAAACGGCGGTGCTCTCTTC CTTTGCCAATGGACGATCCACAGGGTTGGTGTTAGACAGCGGAGCCACACACACCACAGCCATTCCAGTGCACGACGGTTACGTGCTTCAGCAAG GCATCGTCAAGTCTCCCCTTGCTGGAGACTTTATGAGCATGCAATGTAGAGAGCTATTTCAAGAGTTAAATGTTGAAATAGTCCCTCCTTACATGATTGCATCAAAGGTGAGACCTGCTAAA GATGCTGTACGTGATGGAACCCCAGCCAGCTGGAAGAAGAAGGAGAAACTACCTCAAGTCACCCGGTCCTGGCACAACTACATGTGTAAT ACTGTGATTCAGGATTTCCAAGCGTCCGTGCTGCAGGTTTCAGACTCGCCGTACGATGAACA AGTTGCAGCCCAGATGCCCACGGTTCACTACGAGCTGCCCAATGGATACAACTGTGACTTTGGGGCAGAGAGGCTGAAGATTCCAGAAGGCCTTTTTGACCCTTCCAATGCCAAG GGTCTGTCTGGCAACACCATGTTGGGAGTCGGCCACGTGGTGACCACCAGTGTGGGAATGTGTGACATCGATATTCGGCCG GGTCTTTATGGTAGCGTGGTGGTCACCGGCGGCAACACACTCATCTCGGGCTTCACGGACCGACTCACCAGAGAACTCTCTCAGAAGACCCCCCCT AGCATGAGACTGAAATTGATAGCCAACAACACAACGGTGGAGCGCAGGTTCAGTGCCTGGATAGGAGGCTCCATCTTGGCATCACTA GGAACTTTCCAGCAAATGTGGATCTCAAAACAGGAGTACGAAGAGGGCGGGAAGCAGTGTGTAGACAGGAAGTGCCCTTGA
- the LOC115109036 gene encoding actin-like protein 6A isoform X2 has translation MSGGVYGGDEVGALVFDIGSYTVRAGYAGEDCPKADFPTVMGVTLDREDGSTPMETDGGDKGKQGTNYFIDTNQLRVARENMEVMSPLKNGMIEDWDSFQAILDHTYKMHFKSEPSIHPVLMSEASWNTRAKREKLTELMFEHYNIPAFFLCKTAVLSSFANGRSTGLVLDSGATHTTAIPVHDGYVLQQGIVKSPLAGDFMSMQCRELFQELNVEIVPPYMIASKDAVRDGTPASWKKKEKLPQVTRSWHNYMCNTVIQDFQASVLQVSDSPYDEQVAAQMPTVHYELPNGYNCDFGAERLKIPEGLFDPSNAKGLSGNTMLGVGHVVTTSVGMCDIDIRPGLYGSVVVTGGNTLISGFTDRLTRELSQKTPPSMRLKLIANNTTVERRFSAWIGGSILASLGTFQQMWISKQEYEEGGKQCVDRKCP, from the exons ATGAGTGGCGGAGTGTATGGAGGCG ATGAGGTTGGAGCCCTAGTGTTTGACATAGGCTCTTACACAGTGAGAGCAGGGTATGCTGGAGAAGATTGTCCCAAG GCCGACTTCCCCACGGTGATGGGCGTGACCCTGGACAGGGAGGATGGTAGCACCCCGATGGAGACGGACGGCGGGGACAAGGGCAAGCAGGGCACCAACTACTTCATCGACACCAACCAGCTGAGGGTGGCCCGCGAGAATATGGAGGTCATGTCACCGCTCAAAAACGGCATGA TCGAGGACTGGGACAGCTTCCAGGCCATTCTAGACCACACCTACAAGATGCACTTCAAGTCAGAACCCAGCATCCATCCTGTACTCATGTCAGAAGCCTCG TGGAACACACGAGCCAAGCGGGAGAAGCTAACCGAGCTGATGTTTGAGCATTACAACATTCCTGCCTTCTTCCTGTGCAAAACGGCGGTGCTCTCTTC CTTTGCCAATGGACGATCCACAGGGTTGGTGTTAGACAGCGGAGCCACACACACCACAGCCATTCCAGTGCACGACGGTTACGTGCTTCAGCAAG GCATCGTCAAGTCTCCCCTTGCTGGAGACTTTATGAGCATGCAATGTAGAGAGCTATTTCAAGAGTTAAATGTTGAAATAGTCCCTCCTTACATGATTGCATCAAAG GATGCTGTACGTGATGGAACCCCAGCCAGCTGGAAGAAGAAGGAGAAACTACCTCAAGTCACCCGGTCCTGGCACAACTACATGTGTAAT ACTGTGATTCAGGATTTCCAAGCGTCCGTGCTGCAGGTTTCAGACTCGCCGTACGATGAACA AGTTGCAGCCCAGATGCCCACGGTTCACTACGAGCTGCCCAATGGATACAACTGTGACTTTGGGGCAGAGAGGCTGAAGATTCCAGAAGGCCTTTTTGACCCTTCCAATGCCAAG GGTCTGTCTGGCAACACCATGTTGGGAGTCGGCCACGTGGTGACCACCAGTGTGGGAATGTGTGACATCGATATTCGGCCG GGTCTTTATGGTAGCGTGGTGGTCACCGGCGGCAACACACTCATCTCGGGCTTCACGGACCGACTCACCAGAGAACTCTCTCAGAAGACCCCCCCT AGCATGAGACTGAAATTGATAGCCAACAACACAACGGTGGAGCGCAGGTTCAGTGCCTGGATAGGAGGCTCCATCTTGGCATCACTA GGAACTTTCCAGCAAATGTGGATCTCAAAACAGGAGTACGAAGAGGGCGGGAAGCAGTGTGTAGACAGGAAGTGCCCTTGA